The proteins below come from a single Agrococcus beijingensis genomic window:
- a CDS encoding endonuclease/exonuclease/phosphatase family protein encodes MLAILGWLLGLVIAACLTVAAWPQAFGLEQAPVVAQVVSMRVGVIGIALVLAIVFLCFVGWRRVRPFVLAVVSMLLVFTLVSGGIQVSRGLDDGQAIDRESGDLIVLTWNTLGDRPGAEEIARVIDETGADAVMLPETTLPLGVAVAERLRERGNPFWVHTTDYSPSYGALNTTLMISVELGEYTTDPTVGGTRTLPTIVARPDDGDGPVLVSAHPVAPIPQQMRNWRADLEFVAGLCEAGDSVIMAGDLNSTLDHWADLGVDGGDLGTCHDATSALGAGAVGTWPTWAPPWLGAQIDHVVATADWQPVAARVLTGLDDVGTDHRPVVVQLRQTG; translated from the coding sequence GTGCTCGCGATCCTCGGTTGGCTGCTCGGCCTCGTCATCGCGGCGTGCCTCACCGTCGCCGCCTGGCCGCAGGCGTTCGGCCTCGAGCAGGCGCCCGTCGTGGCGCAGGTGGTCTCGATGCGCGTCGGCGTGATCGGCATCGCGCTGGTGCTGGCGATCGTGTTCCTCTGCTTCGTCGGCTGGCGCCGGGTGCGGCCGTTCGTGCTCGCCGTGGTCTCGATGCTGCTCGTCTTCACGCTCGTCTCGGGCGGCATCCAGGTCTCGCGCGGCCTCGACGACGGCCAGGCGATCGACCGCGAGTCGGGCGACCTGATCGTGCTCACCTGGAACACCCTCGGCGACCGGCCCGGCGCGGAGGAGATCGCGCGCGTCATCGACGAGACAGGGGCGGATGCGGTGATGCTGCCCGAGACGACGCTGCCGTTGGGCGTCGCGGTCGCCGAGCGGCTGCGCGAGCGCGGCAATCCGTTCTGGGTGCACACCACCGACTACTCCCCCTCCTACGGGGCGCTCAACACGACGCTGATGATCTCGGTCGAGCTCGGCGAGTACACGACCGATCCGACGGTCGGCGGCACACGCACGCTCCCGACGATCGTGGCGCGGCCCGACGACGGCGACGGCCCCGTGCTCGTCTCGGCGCACCCGGTGGCGCCGATCCCGCAGCAGATGCGCAACTGGCGCGCCGACCTCGAGTTCGTGGCGGGGCTGTGCGAGGCAGGCGACTCGGTGATCATGGCGGGCGACTTGAACTCGACCCTCGACCACTGGGCAGACCTCGGCGTCGACGGCGGCGACCTCGGCACCTGCCACGACGCGACCAGCGCGCTCGGCGCAGGCGCGGTCGGCACCTGGCCGACGTGGGCGCCGCCGTGGCTGGGCGCGCAGATCGACCACGTCGTCGCGACCGCCGACTGGCAGCCGGTCGCGGCGCGCGTGCTCACGGGCCT
- a CDS encoding type II toxin-antitoxin system Phd/YefM family antitoxin, whose protein sequence is MAITASEARRELFTLIERVNADRTEVEITSKRGAAVLISRDEYDALQETAYLLRSPANAKRLIRSLEQARSGSAVEHDIVEG, encoded by the coding sequence ATGGCTATCACGGCATCCGAAGCCCGGCGCGAGTTGTTCACGCTCATCGAGCGCGTCAACGCCGACCGCACCGAAGTCGAGATCACGTCGAAACGAGGAGCGGCCGTGCTGATCTCGCGCGACGAGTATGACGCGCTGCAGGAGACCGCATACCTCCTGCGTTCCCCGGCAAACGCGAAGCGACTGATCCGATCGCTCGAGCAGGCTCGCTCAGGCAGCGCCGTCGAGCACGACATCGTCGAAGGCTGA
- a CDS encoding PHP domain-containing protein: MEHDQAHDDRAGRAAHGVDWASLGPIDLHAHSRESDGTDAPGDVVRAAAAAGLGAIALTDHDTVSGWVEATEAAHETGVALIPGVEFSSQIGSASVHVLGYLLDPEADAFIGERERIRVERIERAERMVHAIGRDYPLTWRHVEEHSAPGATIGRPHIADALVTLGIVADRSAAFEGILHWQGGYYHPHHAPEPEAAIGIIKDAGGVSVLAHPAARGAPVMRMGVLGDLVGAGLDGVEVWHRDNDEASRRRLLRDAELMGLLVTGSSDYHGRGKPNVLGEHTTEPAVLAEIVRRATGWAPVLPA, translated from the coding sequence ATGGAGCACGATCAGGCGCACGACGACCGGGCCGGCCGCGCCGCGCACGGCGTCGACTGGGCGAGCCTGGGCCCGATCGACCTGCACGCGCACTCGCGGGAGTCCGACGGCACGGATGCGCCCGGGGACGTCGTGCGGGCCGCCGCAGCCGCGGGGCTGGGCGCGATCGCGCTCACCGACCACGACACGGTCTCGGGCTGGGTCGAGGCGACCGAGGCGGCGCATGAGACCGGGGTGGCGCTGATCCCCGGGGTCGAGTTCTCGTCGCAGATCGGTTCGGCCAGCGTGCACGTGCTCGGCTACCTGCTCGACCCCGAGGCGGATGCGTTCATCGGCGAGCGGGAGCGGATCCGCGTCGAGCGCATCGAGCGGGCAGAGCGCATGGTGCACGCGATCGGCCGCGACTACCCGCTCACCTGGCGGCACGTGGAGGAGCACTCGGCGCCCGGAGCGACGATCGGCCGCCCGCACATCGCCGACGCGCTCGTCACGCTCGGCATCGTCGCCGACCGCTCGGCGGCGTTCGAGGGCATCCTGCACTGGCAGGGCGGCTACTACCACCCGCACCACGCGCCCGAGCCCGAGGCGGCGATCGGCATCATCAAGGACGCGGGCGGCGTCTCGGTGCTCGCCCACCCGGCGGCACGCGGAGCACCGGTGATGCGGATGGGCGTGCTCGGTGACCTCGTCGGCGCCGGCCTCGACGGGGTCGAGGTGTGGCACCGCGACAACGACGAGGCGTCGCGGCGCCGGCTGCTGCGCGACGCCGAGCTCATGGGGCTGCTCGTGACCGGCTCGAGCGACTACCACGGCCGCGGCAAGCCCAACGTGCTCGGGGAGCACACCACCGAGCCCGCTGTGCTCGCCGAGATCGTGCGCCGCGCGACCGGCTGGGCGCCGGTGCTGCCCGCCTGA
- a CDS encoding Txe/YoeB family addiction module toxin gives MARLLAWTDDAWDDYLHWQQADRTLLKRINVLIADIQRGDPFEGIGKPEPLRHGLAGAWSRRIDGEHRLVYSVDDERLTIVQARYHY, from the coding sequence ATGGCGCGCCTGCTGGCGTGGACCGATGACGCCTGGGACGACTACCTCCATTGGCAGCAGGCGGACCGGACGCTGCTCAAGCGGATCAATGTCCTGATCGCCGACATCCAACGTGGCGACCCGTTCGAAGGCATCGGCAAGCCCGAGCCTCTGCGACACGGTCTCGCAGGCGCCTGGTCACGTCGCATCGACGGCGAGCATCGGCTGGTCTACAGCGTCGATGACGAGCGCCTCACGATTGTGCAGGCTCGCTACCACTACTGA